In a genomic window of Candidatus Binatus sp.:
- the nuoK gene encoding NADH-quinone oxidoreductase subunit NuoK, translated as MGGGITLNHFLVLSLIIFSLGLFTVLTRRNAIGILMGVELILNSANINYLAFAFYGGGKYDGQIFAIFVIMLAAAEAVIGLAVVLAIYQNFKTIDVDAAETLRG; from the coding sequence ATGGGCGGGGGAATAACGCTGAACCACTTCCTGGTTCTGAGCCTGATAATCTTTTCGCTCGGGCTGTTCACGGTTCTGACGCGCCGAAACGCGATTGGAATCCTGATGGGCGTCGAGCTGATACTCAACTCCGCCAACATCAACTACCTTGCATTCGCGTTTTACGGCGGCGGCAAATACGACGGCCAGATTTTTGCGATTTTCGTAATCATGCTGGCGGCGGCAGAGGCGGTGATCGGACTGGCGGTGGTGCTGGCGATTTATCAGAACTTCAAGACGATCGATGTCGATGCGGCCGAGACGCTGCGTGGATAG
- the nuoL gene encoding NADH-quinone oxidoreductase subunit L — protein MDHPIAVTFIRLIVALPLVGAAINFIAGAWLQKTFGKRAISFVGCGVVIAAFILALRAFLVMIAIPPENRFMLDDLWKWFDVGGLNLDIAFWLDPLSMVMTLVVTGVGGLIHIYSIGYMHDDDGYWRFFGWLNLFTFAMLVLVLGDNLWLMFVGWEGVGLCSFALIGFWYKVTANTTAGNKAFIVNRIGDLAFVIALYSLFAGLQSIGHATLVTREIARYAPALAGMPINFAGYQSAYPLVGFVTLLMFIGATGKSAQIPLYVWLPDAMAGPTPVSALIHAATMVTAGVYMVARLNFLFSMSPFTMGVIAVVGGLTALLAATIGVAQNDIKKVLAYSTVSQLGYMFAALGVGAYAAGVFHLMTHAFFKACLFLGAGSVIHAMGGEQDMRKMGALRHKMPITFVTFMAATLAISGVPPFAGFMSKDEIIWQAISHGHPVVWAMLLIGAGITVFYMFRQVYMTFFGEFRGTHEQEHHVHESPASMAYVLIVLGALSVVGGLVKIPAFIASFKPFEDFLDPVFSSEATRRITEAGIHSRATEGAFGLITFTIVVIGWLIADLMYRQQKLEPARFSQMFGGVPYEWVYNKYYVDEFYNRVIIEPYMFATRVLAWFDSNIIDGVVNLAARIIVFLSWLSGLFDHYVVDGLVNFASNLTLDVGGRLRRLQTGSINGYLYGILAAVMLILLVRAVART, from the coding sequence ATGGATCATCCGATTGCGGTTACCTTCATTCGATTGATCGTGGCGCTGCCGCTGGTGGGCGCGGCGATCAATTTCATTGCGGGCGCGTGGCTGCAGAAGACCTTCGGCAAGCGTGCGATAAGCTTCGTTGGATGTGGTGTCGTCATCGCGGCGTTCATCCTTGCGCTGCGCGCGTTTCTCGTGATGATCGCGATCCCGCCGGAAAACCGCTTCATGCTCGACGACCTGTGGAAGTGGTTCGATGTCGGCGGACTGAACCTGGACATCGCGTTCTGGCTCGATCCGTTGTCGATGGTGATGACGCTGGTAGTCACTGGCGTGGGCGGCCTGATCCACATCTACTCGATTGGCTACATGCACGACGACGACGGCTACTGGCGTTTTTTCGGATGGCTCAACCTGTTCACGTTCGCGATGCTGGTGCTGGTGTTGGGCGACAACTTGTGGCTGATGTTCGTGGGCTGGGAGGGCGTGGGGCTGTGCTCGTTCGCGCTGATCGGGTTCTGGTACAAGGTGACGGCGAACACGACGGCGGGCAACAAGGCGTTCATCGTCAACCGGATCGGCGATCTTGCGTTCGTGATCGCGCTGTACAGTTTGTTCGCGGGACTGCAGTCGATCGGGCACGCGACGCTGGTGACGCGCGAGATCGCGAGATACGCGCCGGCGCTTGCCGGGATGCCGATAAATTTTGCCGGCTATCAGTCGGCGTATCCCCTGGTCGGCTTCGTGACGCTGTTGATGTTCATCGGGGCGACGGGAAAGTCGGCGCAGATTCCGCTGTACGTGTGGCTGCCGGACGCGATGGCGGGACCGACGCCGGTCAGCGCGCTGATCCATGCGGCGACGATGGTGACGGCGGGCGTGTACATGGTGGCGCGGCTGAACTTTTTGTTTTCGATGTCGCCGTTCACGATGGGCGTGATCGCGGTGGTGGGCGGACTGACGGCGCTGTTGGCGGCGACGATTGGCGTGGCGCAAAACGACATCAAAAAAGTGCTCGCGTACTCGACGGTGAGCCAGCTCGGATACATGTTCGCGGCGCTGGGCGTCGGCGCATACGCGGCGGGCGTGTTCCATCTAATGACGCATGCGTTCTTCAAGGCGTGCCTGTTCCTGGGAGCGGGGTCGGTGATCCACGCGATGGGTGGAGAGCAGGACATGCGCAAGATGGGTGCGCTGCGGCACAAGATGCCGATCACGTTCGTGACGTTCATGGCGGCGACGCTGGCGATATCGGGGGTGCCGCCGTTCGCGGGATTCATGTCGAAGGACGAGATCATCTGGCAGGCAATATCGCATGGGCACCCGGTGGTGTGGGCGATGCTGCTGATTGGCGCGGGAATCACGGTGTTCTACATGTTTCGCCAGGTGTACATGACCTTCTTCGGCGAATTTCGCGGCACCCACGAGCAGGAGCATCATGTGCACGAATCGCCGGCGTCGATGGCGTACGTGCTGATCGTGCTGGGCGCGCTGTCGGTAGTCGGCGGACTCGTGAAGATTCCGGCTTTCATCGCGAGTTTCAAGCCATTCGAGGACTTTCTCGATCCCGTATTCAGCTCCGAGGCGACGCGCCGGATAACCGAAGCGGGAATACATAGTCGTGCGACGGAAGGTGCGTTCGGACTTATCACATTCACGATAGTAGTAATCGGATGGCTAATTGCGGATCTTATGTATCGGCAGCAAAAGCTGGAGCCCGCGCGCTTTAGTCAGATGTTCGGCGGAGTGCCATACGAATGGGTATACAACAAATACTATGTCGATGAATTCTACAATCGAGTGATTATAGAGCCATATATGTTCGCGACGCGGGTGCTGGCATGGTTCGACTCCAACATCATCGACGGCGTCGTGAACCTGGCGGCACGCATCATAGTATTTCTTTCGTGGCTGTCGGGACTATTCGACCATTACGTAGTCGATGGGCTGGTGAATTTCGCCTCGAACCTGACGCTCGACGTGGGCGGCAGGCTGCGACGGCTGCAGACCGGCTCGATCAATGGATACTTATACGGAATTCTGGCCGCGGTGATGCTGATATTGCTGGTGCGCGCGGTGGCAAGGA